TTGCGGGCGGCGCAGGCCGCATCGGGTGAGCTTGACGCCATGCGCAGCTACGCGACCGTCATTGCGCCGTTTGGCGGCGTCGTCACCTTCCGCGCGGTCGATCCGGGCGCGTTTGCGGCACCGGGCGCGCCACTGATCACGGTGCAGGACGGCTCGACATTACGCATCCGTGTGAGCGCCGCGGGCGATGCCGTGCGTTCGCTGACGCGCGGGCAGACACTGGCCGCCACGATTGATGGCACATCGGTATCGGCCGTGATCGAAGGCGTGGTTCCGGCCGGCGCCGGCAATCTCTTCACGGTGAACGCCACCGTAGCGAATCGGACCGGCGCGCATCGCAGCGGCAGTGCCGCCATGGTCTCCATTCCGGTGGGTCGTGAACATGCGCTGCTGGTGCCGAACGCGGCCATCGTGCGCGAGGGCGACCTCACGGGCGTCATCGTGCGCACCACAGCGGGTGACGAGCGCCGCTGGGTACGCCTGGGCGTGTCGAGCCTGACGCATACGGCGGTGAGCAGCGGCTTGAAGGCCGGTGAGACGATCGTAGTGCCCACCGTGGTTCCCACTTCGACGTCGGCGACATCCGCCAAGGCGGCCACGTGAGCACGCCGCGCGCGCTGGGCATTTCCGGCCGGATCGCGAAAGCGTTCCTGAACTCGAAGCTCACGCCACTGGTCACGGTGGCGTCGCTGGCCGTGGGCGTCCTTGGCATCCTGGCCACACCGCGCGAAGAAGAGCCGCAGATCTCGGTGCCCATGATCGACGTGATCTCGGCCATGCCGGGCGCGTCGCCGCAGGAAGCGGAGAATCTGTTGGCGCGCCCGATCGAGCAGCGCATGATGGAGCTGCCGGGCGTCGATCATGTATACACGATGTCGGGCGACGGCTACGCCATGGTGACGGTGCGCTTCAAGGTCGGCGAAGACCAGGAGCGCAGCGTCACGAAGGTGCAGG
This genomic window from Gemmatimonas sp. contains:
- a CDS encoding efflux RND transporter periplasmic adaptor subunit; protein product: MTSTKTLFSTVALVTVAGLSLTACSGGNDEHTASGATPVPAAVAGTAMVVRDTVIDATIAASGVAEPIQQATLSTKLMGTVTAVLVHEGDVVRSGQTLLRIDARDLTAKSAQVGASIADAQAMQREAATQAARIRALYADSAATRAQLDAVETGLARAEAGLRAAQAASGELDAMRSYATVIAPFGGVVTFRAVDPGAFAAPGAPLITVQDGSTLRIRVSAAGDAVRSLTRGQTLAATIDGTSVSAVIEGVVPAGAGNLFTVNATVANRTGAHRSGSAAMVSIPVGREHALLVPNAAIVREGDLTGVIVRTTAGDERRWVRLGVSSLTHTAVSSGLKAGETIVVPTVVPTSTSATSAKAAT